The Cellulophaga lytica DSM 7489 nucleotide sequence ATCTTGCGTAGTTGGATTTCTAAATCCTGTTTGAAAAGAGGCTCTTAAATTATGGTTTTTATTTTCACCTAATGTATAGCCAGCTGCTAATCTAGGAGAGAAGAAACCATCAAACAATTCTGATTTATCATAACGCAAAGAACCTGTTAACTTTAAACGGTCTTCTAATAATTTTTTCTGTATTTGTGTATATACACCAAATTCAGAATACCTAATAGGCCCATCATTATCCGTATAAATTGTACCAGAAGAATTTAATTCATATGTTCTTGTAGATCCACCCACTTGAATATCTGCAAATTCAATTATTTCAGAAAAATTATAGTTTGCATCTGCGTGATAAATTTTTGAATTATCTTGAAACTTAGAACCAGAACTTAAATCCGGATCATTTATACTTCTTTCATATGCTGCTTGAAACTCTGGTGTACCTGGTAAATATCTTCCAGATTCTGCTTGAGCTCTTGCTGCTGCATGTGCTTGGTCTGACGTTGCTCCGCCAAGTGTACTTAACACATATGTACCAACATACTCACCAAACCATTGTTGATCTGATTTCCAGGCTCTATTAATATTAATTCCTGTAAAAACCATATCATAAGAATCACCAGCTTTATCTTCTGTCAAATACCCTCTTAAGAAGAAATTATCATTCTTAATTTCTAATTTATGTTGTTGCAAAAAGAAATCATCAATTGCATATCTGTTTGCTCCTTGGTAAATTGTAGATCCAGAACCTACTTTACCAACATAAGAAATTTCAAAGTCATTCTCCCAAGGCCTGTAATACAAACCCCAATCTGCTTTTATACTTTCTGCATTATAATCTGTTAAATATTTTTCATTATATCCAGTTCTACTCACATTTACACTAGGCACCAATGCTTCTGCACCAGCTGGCAAAATTGTTTCTCCTGTTTCAGGGTCAATTGTTTTAGTAAGTATTTGTGCAACACTAAACATATTCTGACTTACTTCATCACCATAAACGTTTACACCGTCATAATCCAAGTCATCTCTAGTAAACCCTCTAAATAATTTATCGGTTTCATTATCAGCTCCCCAATCTGTACCATTTAAATAGCCAAAATTCACTTTACCTGCAAATTTATCACTAAACTTATAAGCAGCTCTTATACCAAAATCTGTATATGTATTATCCCCTGATACTTCTTGAGATGTTATACCTCTTTTTATGTAAGCACTAATACCCTGAAAATCAAAAGGATTTTTACTTCTCATAAATAAAATACCATTAAAAGCATTTGCTCCATATAAAGCAGAAGCAGCACCTGGCAAAAGCTCCACACTTAAAACGTCAGTTTCTGTCATACCTAATAAATTTCCTAAAGGAAAATTTAATGCAGGCGCAGAATTATCCATTTGATCTACCATTTGCATAAACCTTGTATTTGCAAATGTGGCAAAACCTCTAGTGTTAATAGACTTAAAAGTTAAACTGTTGGTGTTTATATCTACTCCTTTTAAGTTTTCCAAACCATCATAAAAATCTGATGAAGCAGTATTTTTTATATCCTTAAGCCCAAAACGCTCTACAGATACAGGTGATTCAAAAATACGTTCAGGTGTTCTAGAAGCAGATATTACAATTTCTCCCAATTGAGTTGCTTCTTCAGTAAGCTTTATTGTTAAGTTTTGATTATTGGAAGTTACATCTACTGTTGAAGATGAATAACCAATACTTGTAACCTTTAGTTTAAATGGTGGCACTTCTGACGTGGTTAATGTAAAAAGACCATCAAAGTCGGCTACTACACCTTCAGCCTTTCCTACGATTACAACATTGGCAGAGGATACTGGTTGACCGTTTTGATCAACAACCTTTCCTTTTATTGTAGTCTGAGAATACCCCAGAACTCCAAAAATCAGGAAAGAAAAAAGAATTAATTTTCTCATTCTAGTATTGAATTAAGTTAGTTTTGATTGTGAAGTTATATTTTTTTTTGATTTTAACAACTATTAACACTATTAAATTATGCGTGCATAGTAATTTTTTAACATTTTTTAGTGCAAATATTTATTTATACCCTAAAAATAGTTAGCAATTTTTACCAAATTACGACATTAACACTTTTATTACTACTTTACTAAAATAGTATAATGTTAAAATTTAAAATAAGAACTAAACGAAAAATTACAACCATTAATCTATCTTAATGGTATAAAATTTTGTTACATATATACAAAAAACTAGAGTTATAATTCTACACCCCCATATAAAACACCAAAAGCCCTAGAATATATTTTCTAGGGCTTTTTTGTATGTATCAGTAAATAGTAGTAATTAGCTTTTAAATGGTTTTAAATAGCTTAATTTTAAGTTTAAAGCAAAAAAAAGCCCTTATCGTTAAATAAGGGCTTCTTAAAAAAAGGCGGCGGCCTACTCTCCCACCTAGTGGCAGTACCATCGGCGCAGATGAGCTTAACTTCCCTGTTCGGAATGGAAAGGGGTGAGCCTCATCGCCATGGCCACCTTAAATTGTTTGTTAATTGCTATACATATAGTACAACACTTAACAGCTAGTTTAAAGTAACTAACAAATATCGTTAACATAATTGGGACAGTGTGCGCCTTGGAAAGGGCACACGAAGAATATAAATACTAATATATGTACTTTACCGCAAGAGGCAAATGTGCAAGTCTACGGGCAATTAGTACCACTCGGCTATGATATTACTATCTTTACACCTATGGCCTATCAACGTGATCATCTCCCACGGCCCTTTAAAGAAATCCCATCTTGTGGCGGGTTTCGCGCTTATATGCTTTCAGCGCTTATCCCATCCCGACATAGCTACCCAGCAATGCTCCTGGCGGAACAACTGGTGCACCAGCGGTCAGTCCAACCCGGTCCTCTCGTACTAGGGTCAGGTCCACTCAAATTTCTAACGCCCGCAGTAGATAGAGACCGAACTGTCTCACGACGTTCTGAACCCAGCTCGCGTGCCACTTTAATGGGCGAACAGCCCAACCCTTGGGACCTTCTCCAGCCCCAGGATGTGACGAGCCGACATCGAGGTGCCAAACCCCCCCGTCGATATGAGCTCTTGGGGGAGATCAGCCTGTTATCCCCGGCGTACCTTTTATCCTTTGAGCGATGGCCCTTCCATGCGGAACCACCGGATCACTATGCTCTACTTTCGTACCTGGTCGACCTGTATGTCTCTCAGTCAAGCGCCCTTGTGCCATTGCACTCTACACACGATTACCAACCGTATTGAGGGCACCTTTAGAAGCCTCCGTTACTCTTTTGGAGGCGACCACCCCAGTCAAACTACCCACCACGCACTGTTCCCTCTTTAGAGGGTTAGGCCCCAGACAAGCAAAGGCTGGTATTTCAACAATGACTCCATCACGCCTAGCGACGCAACTTCAAAGTCTCCCAGCTATCCTACACATTACTTATCCAGGGTCAATACGAAGCTATAGTAAAGGTGCACGGGGTCTTTTCGTCCCACTGCGGGTAATCGGCATCTTCACCGATACTACAATTTCACCGAGCTCATGGCCGAGACAGTGTCCAGATCGTTGCACCATTCGTGCAGGTCGGAACTTACCCGACAAGGAATTTCGCTACCTTAGGACCGTTATAGTTACGGCCGCCGTTTACCGGGGCTTCAATTCAATGCTTCTCCGAAGATAACATCTCCTCTTAACCTTCCGGCACCGGGCAGGTGTCAGGCCATATACGTCATCTTTCAATTTTGCATAGCCCTGTGTTTTTGATAAACAGTCGCCTGGACCTTTTCACTGCGGCCCCACCGGAGTGGGGCGACCCTTCTCCCGAAGTTACGGGTCTATTTTGCCTAGTTCCTTAGCCATGAATCTCTCGAGCGCCTTAGAATACTCATCCCAACCACCTGTGTCGGTTTGCGGTACAGGCTGCTTCACTTGCTTTTCTCGGAGGATGTTTAACTAGATTATCACCTTGACCGAAGTCGCAGTGTACTATCGGGGTGTTACCACTCCCTTCAACGCACAATTCCGTCTGTGCGCACTAATGCTACATCCCCGTCACTTTTAATGTGAGCAGGTACAGGAATATTAACCT carries:
- a CDS encoding TonB-dependent receptor encodes the protein MRKLILFSFLIFGVLGYSQTTIKGKVVDQNGQPVSSANVVIVGKAEGVVADFDGLFTLTTSEVPPFKLKVTSIGYSSSTVDVTSNNQNLTIKLTEEATQLGEIVISASRTPERIFESPVSVERFGLKDIKNTASSDFYDGLENLKGVDINTNSLTFKSINTRGFATFANTRFMQMVDQMDNSAPALNFPLGNLLGMTETDVLSVELLPGAASALYGANAFNGILFMRSKNPFDFQGISAYIKRGITSQEVSGDNTYTDFGIRAAYKFSDKFAGKVNFGYLNGTDWGADNETDKLFRGFTRDDLDYDGVNVYGDEVSQNMFSVAQILTKTIDPETGETILPAGAEALVPSVNVSRTGYNEKYLTDYNAESIKADWGLYYRPWENDFEISYVGKVGSGSTIYQGANRYAIDDFFLQQHKLEIKNDNFFLRGYLTEDKAGDSYDMVFTGININRAWKSDQQWFGEYVGTYVLSTLGGATSDQAHAAARAQAESGRYLPGTPEFQAAYERSINDPDLSSGSKFQDNSKIYHADANYNFSEIIEFADIQVGGSTRTYELNSSGTIYTDNDGPIRYSEFGVYTQIQKKLLEDRLKLTGSLRYDKSELFDGFFSPRLAAGYTLGENKNHNLRASFQTGFRNPTTQDLYIGLDVGRAILIGGAKDNLERDVRTYGVSQEAQDNLGQPATIEKSGDGAYNNSYLASSLQAFGASGNPADLKVANSNLAKPEQVTSFELGYRGKVSDVVIDLSGYYNVYKDFLSNETVVSTYYGEAGDNSLSVLALANGDYQAYQTYTNSEANVNSYGATLGIDTKVLGGFDLGANYTYSKLDFDQEANPDFRTNFNTPEHKFKANFGKTDLFENIGFNVAYRWSDSYFWEASFGDGQVPSFSVLDAQVNFTVPSLKSNFKVGASNLLGDEYFTAFGTGYVGSQYYVSWTINNL